Proteins found in one Luteimonas chenhongjianii genomic segment:
- a CDS encoding SPFH domain-containing protein — protein MGLVQAVAGAVGGVLADQWKDFYTVPAGLPPTAALFAAVPQNTNAGRGSNTRASSNIITNGSKIVVPEGYGLLLLQDGAITAFVAEPGGYEWRSDDINSQSVFAGDGIVSPLIRQSWERFKFGGQPGSQQAAFFVSLKELPDNRFGTQSEIYWDDGFLGTQVGAITRGSYTLKIVDPILFVKNFVPARYLAPGQVFDFTDIDNAAASQLFNEVVGSLAPAFSLYTNDPGKGNRITKLQQDSLGFAQSLSAAVEQAYHWKADRGLAIVKTAIVSIEYDANTRELLKTVQRADALAGTRGNSNLQASVAQGMQSAGEHSGAAGLVGLGMASGMAGGIGSLQQPATPAAPAADDPIARLKQAKEMLDLGLITQDDYDALKAKALGL, from the coding sequence ATGGGTCTCGTACAGGCGGTGGCGGGTGCGGTCGGCGGCGTGCTGGCCGACCAGTGGAAGGATTTCTATACGGTGCCGGCGGGGCTGCCGCCCACGGCAGCGCTGTTCGCGGCCGTACCGCAGAACACCAATGCCGGCCGCGGCTCCAACACCCGCGCCTCGTCGAACATCATCACCAACGGCTCGAAGATCGTGGTGCCGGAAGGCTACGGCCTGCTGCTGCTCCAGGACGGGGCGATCACCGCGTTCGTCGCCGAGCCCGGCGGCTACGAATGGCGCTCCGACGACATCAACTCGCAGTCGGTCTTCGCCGGCGACGGCATCGTCAGCCCGCTGATCCGGCAGAGCTGGGAGCGCTTCAAGTTCGGCGGCCAGCCGGGCTCGCAGCAGGCGGCGTTCTTCGTCTCGCTCAAGGAGCTGCCCGACAACCGTTTCGGCACGCAATCGGAGATCTACTGGGACGACGGCTTCCTCGGCACCCAGGTCGGTGCCATCACGCGCGGCTCCTACACGCTGAAGATCGTCGACCCGATCCTGTTCGTGAAGAACTTCGTGCCGGCGCGTTATCTCGCGCCCGGCCAGGTCTTCGACTTCACCGACATCGACAACGCCGCGGCCAGCCAGCTCTTCAATGAAGTGGTGGGGTCGCTGGCACCAGCCTTCAGCCTGTACACGAACGATCCCGGCAAGGGCAATCGCATCACGAAGCTGCAGCAGGATTCGCTGGGCTTCGCGCAGAGCCTGTCGGCGGCGGTCGAGCAGGCCTACCACTGGAAGGCCGACCGCGGCCTGGCCATCGTCAAGACGGCGATCGTCTCGATCGAGTACGACGCGAACACGCGCGAACTCCTCAAAACCGTCCAGCGCGCCGATGCGCTGGCCGGGACGCGCGGCAACTCCAACCTGCAGGCCAGCGTGGCCCAGGGCATGCAGTCCGCGGGCGAGCACAGCGGCGCCGCCGGGCTGGTTGGCCTGGGCATGGCCTCGGGCATGGCCGGCGGGATCGGCAGCCTGCAGCAACCGGCGACGCCTGCTGCGCCGGCGGCGGACGATCCGATCGCCAGGCTCAAGCAGGCCAAGGAAATGCTCGATCTCGGCCTGATCACCCAGGACGACTACGACGCGCTCAAGGCGAAGGCGCTGGGCCTCTGA